Proteins encoded within one genomic window of Formosa agariphila KMM 3901:
- a CDS encoding glycoside hydrolase family 88 protein, translating to MRKLVYLVLVLGLTFLNVRCKSETKQNKKEEQNIGKQYSSLENRFQKLVNYPVGANNFPRSMSLAPEVVHKVPSKDWTSGFFPGNLWLIHELTGDSIYKVKAQEWTVLMEDQKENDRTHDMGFKVYCSFGEGLKQDPDNQYYKDVIIESAKTLITRYNDTVKSIRSWDFNKDVWDFPVIIDNMMNLELLFEATKISGDNIYHNIAVQHANTTLKHQFRPDYSVFHVINYDTISGVVKTKDTHQGFDRNSTWARGQAWAIYGYTMSYRYTNNPKYLAQAEATTQFYMEHENLPKDGVPYWDFNDPEISDAPRDASAAAIVTSALFELYTYTNNKTYLDFATQVLNTLNSEAYLLKDTVNGPFILNHSTGNWPKNDEIDEPIVYGDYYFLEALKRKQNLILK from the coding sequence ATGAGAAAATTAGTTTATTTGGTTTTAGTTCTAGGGCTTACATTTCTAAATGTGAGATGTAAGTCTGAAACTAAACAGAATAAAAAAGAAGAACAGAATATAGGTAAACAGTATTCGTCCTTAGAGAATAGATTTCAAAAATTAGTAAATTATCCTGTAGGAGCCAATAATTTTCCTAGAAGTATGTCGCTTGCTCCAGAGGTGGTGCATAAGGTGCCATCTAAAGATTGGACAAGCGGATTTTTTCCAGGAAACCTTTGGTTAATCCACGAGCTAACTGGAGATAGCATCTATAAAGTGAAAGCTCAGGAATGGACGGTTTTAATGGAAGATCAGAAAGAGAACGACAGAACTCACGATATGGGTTTTAAAGTATATTGCAGTTTTGGAGAAGGTTTAAAACAAGATCCCGATAATCAATATTATAAAGATGTTATTATAGAAAGTGCAAAAACCTTAATTACGCGCTATAATGATACTGTAAAATCTATTCGTTCATGGGATTTTAATAAAGATGTTTGGGATTTTCCTGTGATTATTGATAATATGATGAATTTAGAATTGTTATTTGAAGCCACAAAAATTTCAGGCGATAATATATATCACAACATTGCGGTGCAACATGCAAATACCACTTTAAAACACCAGTTTAGACCAGATTATAGTGTGTTTCATGTCATTAATTACGATACCATTTCTGGAGTTGTAAAAACCAAAGACACGCATCAAGGTTTCGATAGAAACTCTACATGGGCACGTGGTCAAGCTTGGGCAATTTACGGTTATACTATGAGTTATAGATATACTAACAATCCGAAATATTTGGCGCAAGCAGAAGCTACAACTCAATTTTATATGGAACATGAAAATCTTCCTAAAGATGGAGTACCGTATTGGGATTTTAACGATCCTGAAATTTCAGATGCACCACGAGATGCTTCGGCAGCGGCTATAGTAACATCGGCATTATTTGAATTATATACCTATACAAACAATAAAACCTATCTGGATTTTGCAACACAGGTTTTAAATACTTTAAATTCTGAAGCTTATCTTTTAAAAGATACGGTTAACGGACCATTTATCTTAAATCATAGTACAGGAAATTGGCCTAAAAATGATGAAATAGATGAGCCCATAGTGTATGGAGATTATTACTTTTTAGAAGCATTAAAAAGAAAACAAAATCTAATTTTAAAATAA
- a CDS encoding RagB/SusD family nutrient uptake outer membrane protein: MKKYKITFIVLLLTLVGCSDLEENPVGILAPESFFKTTADLQAAINGSYASMSTESFWGRKLTLTLLLRGDLADIGDQGTSGRRKEVNNFTMGDDNGMVSAFWPQAYAIIGTANQAISNAGLINDDENKVNAVAAQAYFCRAFTYYHLVRLFGDIPYIDFAVSDASEIDAISKTPENEVYEGIIADLQYAKEWLPDTQFSRALPSKATAAAYLASVYLTRGDFQKAAEEAQFVINNEARFDLRLEPDFQNLFDANQTAGLKEPLFTIDYMGQISSSGYGQDYVASVTGIRGDATHEYGEGWSVAVPSLKVYQDWDAKDYRRAVSLDTTATSKSGEVYPYTQFEEYSDLAVNRPHIAKYYRYAGLAGNNGRESSTNYIPMRYAEVLLIAAEALNEISAGSSEAVSYVNRLRERARLGSGSMHPLNISEGLLQDELRNIIIEERKIELAFEFKRWYDIKRLKLGNEVFGPNGLEPQPNFDANRDYLLPLPGPELVRNSNLMPNNPGY; encoded by the coding sequence ATGAAAAAATATAAAATAACATTTATTGTACTGCTACTTACATTAGTAGGTTGCTCAGATTTGGAAGAAAATCCTGTAGGAATTTTAGCCCCAGAGTCATTTTTTAAAACTACGGCCGATTTACAAGCTGCCATTAATGGTAGTTATGCAAGTATGTCTACTGAAAGTTTTTGGGGCAGAAAGTTAACATTAACTCTACTCTTAAGAGGGGATTTAGCCGATATTGGAGACCAAGGAACATCAGGACGAAGAAAAGAAGTGAATAATTTTACCATGGGAGACGATAATGGTATGGTAAGTGCTTTTTGGCCACAGGCATATGCAATAATAGGTACAGCAAACCAAGCAATTTCGAATGCAGGTTTAATTAATGACGATGAGAATAAAGTGAATGCAGTAGCTGCACAAGCGTATTTTTGTAGAGCATTTACGTACTATCATTTAGTGCGTTTGTTTGGAGATATACCGTATATTGATTTTGCCGTGTCTGATGCTTCCGAGATAGATGCGATTTCTAAAACCCCAGAAAACGAAGTGTACGAAGGTATTATTGCAGATCTTCAATATGCTAAAGAATGGTTGCCAGACACGCAATTTTCAAGAGCATTACCTTCTAAAGCTACAGCTGCAGCGTATTTAGCTTCTGTATATTTAACTCGAGGCGATTTCCAAAAAGCAGCAGAAGAAGCGCAATTCGTTATTAATAATGAAGCCCGATTTGATTTAAGGTTGGAGCCTGATTTCCAAAATTTATTTGATGCTAATCAAACAGCTGGGTTAAAGGAGCCTTTATTTACTATTGATTATATGGGCCAAATTAGTTCTAGTGGATACGGACAGGATTATGTGGCTTCTGTAACGGGTATTAGAGGTGATGCGACGCATGAATATGGAGAAGGTTGGAGTGTAGCTGTTCCTAGCCTAAAGGTATATCAAGATTGGGATGCAAAAGATTACAGACGCGCTGTAAGTCTGGATACTACAGCTACCAGCAAATCTGGAGAGGTGTATCCATATACTCAATTTGAAGAATATTCAGACCTAGCGGTTAATCGTCCACATATTGCAAAATATTATCGGTATGCAGGTCTTGCAGGTAATAATGGAAGAGAATCTAGCACCAACTATATTCCTATGCGCTATGCTGAAGTATTGTTAATTGCGGCTGAAGCATTAAATGAAATTAGTGCAGGATCCTCAGAAGCAGTTTCGTATGTTAATAGACTACGTGAACGCGCTCGATTAGGTTCAGGGTCTATGCACCCATTGAATATTTCGGAAGGTTTATTGCAAGATGAATTAAGAAATATAATAATAGAAGAACGAAAAATAGAACTTGCTTTCGAGTTTAAACGTTGGTATGATATTAAAAGACTTAAGTTAGGAAACGAAGTATTTGGTCCTAATGGATTAGAGCCACAACCTAATTTTGATGCTAATCGCGATTATCTGTTGCCGTTACCGGGTCCAGAATTAGTAAGAAACTCTAATTTGATGCCAAATAATCCAGGATATTAA
- a CDS encoding SusC/RagA family TonB-linked outer membrane protein, which yields MFLLLIGAYVKAQEKNVSGTVTSSEDGMMLPGVNIIVKGTASGTTSDFDGNYNIEVPDSNAILQFNYLGFVTQEIKVGAQTNISVVLQVDQNELEEIVVIGYGTVKKSDVSGSVSSVKSAELTAYPTVSAEQALQGRAAGVQVQSNNGGEPGAPIKVRIRGGTSINASSDALIVVDGFVGASMPAPQDIASMEVLKDASATAIYGSRGANGVIMVTTKKGTSSKPTLELNTSYSLQHVNNTIDLLDADEFATYRQAYSENYVQGPANTDWQDEIYTTGSISNTQLAFSGGSDNSKYYISGNYFAQDGVVINSNLERFTILSNVDVDITKRFKVGLNVFGGRSTKDGVSTQAQTGGTGGGDVISSAYRFAPDLGIYNADGTYTINSLGDDIDNPYALATESVDERKADTYRANFYAAYEFIDGLEFKTTFGFSSENTQIGKFKPTTILAGAGVGGEATFEYRNTTNTLSENYLTYNKSFGAHNLSLLGGYSYQKVQNEGAFAGARSFVTNEVSYRNLEGGAVTMQPSSYLNETELVSVFGRVNYEYASKYIFTFTARRDGSSNFSKNNKYAFFPSGAIAWNMAKENFLKDSNTITTWKWRASYGATGNPSISPYETLAKFSSVYAVVGDQQVNGVVLTDFANDNLKWETSKQLDLGLDVALFDNRLELSFDYYTIKTEDLLFPRPLPEYSGVSSQIQNIGELENKGYEFSINSRNITNQDFTWSTAFNFSRNKNKMVKLPDGDDLFIDSAPGHFLQRQTQILREGEAIGSFYGYEYKGVYQGGNFPEGTATLSGDSDPGGELFADLDGNGEISTADRKIIGDPTPDFTMGFNNDLRYKNFDMNLFFQASVGGEILNYTLLELGSGAANSTADMVNAWSPTNTNTDVPRPAVREKRITSRYVYDGSYVRLKNLSFGYNLPESFLGKTGLQTVRLYVSGQNLLTFTDYPGADPEANYRNDNNQRSNTNIGLDYGSYPNVRTFTMGLNMKF from the coding sequence ATGTTCCTCTTATTAATAGGAGCATATGTTAAAGCGCAAGAAAAAAATGTATCGGGAACAGTAACCTCTAGCGAAGATGGTATGATGTTGCCAGGTGTAAACATTATTGTAAAAGGTACGGCAAGTGGTACAACCTCAGATTTTGATGGTAACTATAATATAGAAGTACCAGATAGTAATGCCATTTTACAATTTAACTATTTAGGTTTTGTAACTCAGGAAATAAAAGTAGGAGCTCAAACAAATATTTCTGTGGTTTTACAAGTAGACCAAAATGAATTAGAAGAAATAGTAGTAATTGGATATGGTACTGTAAAGAAAAGTGATGTGTCTGGATCTGTTTCTTCTGTAAAATCAGCCGAACTTACAGCTTATCCTACCGTTAGCGCAGAGCAAGCTCTGCAAGGTCGTGCTGCTGGTGTTCAAGTACAATCCAATAATGGAGGAGAACCAGGAGCCCCTATAAAAGTTCGTATTCGTGGAGGAACTTCCATTAATGCTAGTAGTGATGCCTTGATAGTTGTAGATGGATTTGTAGGTGCTAGTATGCCGGCCCCACAAGACATCGCATCTATGGAAGTCTTAAAAGATGCATCGGCAACTGCTATTTATGGATCTAGAGGAGCTAATGGTGTAATTATGGTAACTACTAAAAAAGGTACAAGTTCTAAACCTACTTTAGAGTTAAATACTTCGTATTCTTTGCAACATGTTAATAATACTATAGATCTTTTAGATGCAGATGAATTTGCTACTTATAGACAAGCATATTCAGAAAATTATGTGCAAGGGCCGGCAAATACCGATTGGCAAGATGAAATTTATACTACCGGAAGTATTTCTAACACCCAATTAGCATTTTCAGGAGGTTCAGACAATTCTAAATATTATATTTCAGGAAATTATTTTGCTCAAGATGGCGTAGTAATCAATAGTAATTTAGAACGGTTTACCATTCTGAGTAATGTAGATGTCGATATTACCAAACGTTTTAAAGTAGGCTTAAATGTTTTTGGTGGCCGTTCTACTAAAGATGGTGTTAGTACTCAAGCACAAACTGGAGGTACTGGTGGAGGTGACGTTATTTCTTCGGCCTATCGTTTTGCACCGGATTTAGGAATTTATAATGCAGATGGTACCTATACAATTAATTCGTTAGGAGACGATATCGATAACCCTTATGCTTTAGCTACCGAAAGTGTAGATGAGCGTAAAGCCGACACCTACAGAGCAAATTTTTATGCGGCTTACGAATTTATTGATGGATTAGAGTTTAAAACGACCTTTGGATTTAGTTCTGAAAATACTCAAATAGGAAAATTTAAACCAACTACCATTTTAGCAGGAGCCGGAGTAGGCGGAGAAGCCACTTTCGAATATAGAAATACCACAAATACGCTTTCTGAAAATTACTTGACTTATAACAAATCTTTTGGAGCGCATAATCTATCGCTTTTAGGTGGTTACTCCTATCAAAAAGTACAAAATGAGGGCGCTTTTGCTGGTGCGAGAAGTTTTGTAACGAACGAAGTGTCTTATAGAAATCTTGAAGGAGGAGCAGTAACCATGCAACCAAGTTCTTATTTAAATGAAACCGAATTGGTTTCTGTTTTCGGGCGTGTAAATTATGAATATGCAAGTAAATACATTTTTACATTTACGGCTAGACGAGATGGTTCGTCCAACTTTAGTAAAAATAACAAATATGCTTTTTTCCCTTCAGGAGCAATTGCTTGGAATATGGCAAAAGAAAATTTCCTGAAAGATAGTAATACTATAACTACTTGGAAATGGCGTGCTAGTTACGGGGCAACAGGAAATCCTTCTATTTCGCCTTACGAAACTTTAGCAAAATTTTCGTCCGTATATGCAGTGGTTGGCGATCAACAAGTAAATGGAGTTGTGTTAACCGATTTTGCAAACGACAATTTAAAATGGGAAACGTCTAAACAATTAGATTTAGGTTTAGATGTAGCTTTATTTGATAATAGACTCGAGTTGTCGTTCGATTATTATACCATAAAAACTGAAGACTTACTGTTTCCACGACCACTGCCAGAATATTCTGGAGTGTCTTCGCAAATTCAAAACATAGGAGAATTGGAAAATAAAGGTTATGAGTTTTCTATAAATTCAAGAAACATTACTAACCAAGATTTTACATGGTCTACTGCTTTTAATTTTTCAAGAAATAAAAATAAAATGGTGAAACTACCAGATGGAGACGATTTATTTATTGATTCAGCACCAGGACACTTTTTACAAAGACAAACTCAAATCTTACGAGAAGGTGAAGCTATTGGTTCTTTTTATGGCTATGAATATAAAGGTGTATATCAAGGTGGAAACTTTCCGGAAGGCACAGCGACCTTGTCTGGCGATTCAGACCCAGGAGGAGAATTGTTTGCAGATTTAGATGGAAATGGGGAAATCTCTACTGCCGATAGAAAGATTATAGGAGATCCTACTCCAGATTTTACCATGGGGTTTAATAATGATCTTAGATATAAAAATTTCGATATGAACTTGTTTTTTCAAGCCTCTGTGGGTGGTGAAATACTAAATTATACTTTATTAGAATTAGGGTCTGGTGCTGCCAATTCTACAGCCGATATGGTTAATGCATGGTCTCCAACTAATACAAATACAGATGTTCCTAGGCCAGCGGTACGAGAAAAAAGAATAACGTCTCGTTACGTTTACGATGGAAGCTATGTGCGATTAAAAAACCTTTCGTTTGGATATAATCTTCCAGAAAGCTTTTTAGGCAAAACGGGGCTACAAACGGTAAGACTTTATGTAAGCGGTCAGAATTTATTAACGTTTACAGATTACCCTGGCGCAGATCCAGAAGCAAACTACAGAAACGACAACAACCAAAGAAGTAATACCAATATAGGTTTAGATTATGGTAGCTACCCTAACGTTAGAACCTTTACTATGGGGTTAAATATGAAATTTTAA
- a CDS encoding hybrid sensor histidine kinase/response regulator transcription factor codes for MRNIGVFSVILFSFLAISLKAQNSNFVFKSFTPIDGLSQSSVIDIEQDKIGQLWVGTRDGLNKFDGHTFKIYRNNPEDSTSISNSDILSIAEDRSGMLWVGTYNGLNKYNPETNRFQRYFHSNESTSLPSNTIWKLKEIKNEIWIGTLNGLAIYNKKTEGFTSVLSDEKNKSSLPGLFVTSIFESTNGDIWVGTDNGLCKLISRNAEQISFQTINYKKNKDIRPYKLHVKDIIEDKNHNLWVATKNSGLYMIKANTTTLISYQNTPDFKDVNLDIRAINFDKHNNLWIGTYSGIFILKSDGDVQHIGKKSSDYSGLNKIKTIFTDKHGSVWAGSYYGGLHLWDESNSNFINFNQNSKSLRLSYNVVGSIAASKDSLVFFGTEGGGITQYNFKSDESIYINSENTKGFLSDNIKSLKIVDDALWVGSFNTLPFLYDYNTKTVRTNNFPDELKNIFIESSVYFTEKENDSIIWFGTFGSGAIRYNTETKNYIQLTTEPEGLYSLTNNRVRTLFIDSKQRVWLGTQSGLNVMALSNIDKEKIPIKQFFFDSELISGVDILTVFEDSNRNIWVGTKASGFYVYKGETFEKVDIQHNGVKVNSVHSVLEDAYKNLWLSSNQGLVKYNLNTKNITIYDQTDGLISNEYNDNSSLNFNNDTFYFGGPAGVVSFQPDQISLNNYNPQVILTDFRIKNESVPIGGDQAILTKDIAFTKAIDLDYNNANFSIRFAIPNFINGSNNQYAYRMLGLEEAWNVTSNTEANYIIQQAGNYTFEVKGANNDDVWNEQPTILNITVHPAPWRSWWAFCLYALCIGTALIALISFLKSKAKLKHKLALESIEKQRNEEINQAKLQFFTNISHEFRTPLTLILGPLQQVLLDYKGSNKVYKKLLVIENSANHLLQLINRLMDFRKLENSQFNLQAAEGNIVKFLKEIYFSFSEYAKNGNYTYTFESESDVINVYYDRSKLERVFYNLISNAFRYTPEGGNITLKITTDSKYIYIDINDSGVGISDEFKTKIFNRFFEVPIHNQPQKNYNKGSGIGLSIAKNIAELHKGTIRLVHKERPGTIFRVSLPLGRGHLQDSEIISDFKLSDDISQYEIQLETLPVLDEDSIEDLITEKEKSTILIVEDHKPLRVFIKNLLKHDYNILEAENGKIALKLAQQNLPSLIISDVIMPEMVGTELCSKIKEDIKTSHIPVVLLTSRSSLIYKFEGLESGADEYISKPFNVKEFRLRIKNILENRMRLKAKFSNAKHITPSEITISSIDEQLLKKAFKIVEDNMANEQFDVLAFSQELGVSRTTLFNKIKAWTNFTPNEFIQEIRLKRAAQLLETNKINISQISYQVGFKSPKYFSKCFQKKFNETPSQYQNRYSEQF; via the coding sequence ATGCGTAACATTGGTGTCTTTAGTGTAATTTTATTTAGTTTTTTGGCTATAAGCTTAAAAGCTCAAAACAGTAATTTCGTTTTTAAATCGTTTACACCTATTGATGGCTTGTCACAAAGTTCAGTAATAGATATAGAACAAGATAAAATAGGTCAATTATGGGTTGGTACTAGAGATGGATTAAATAAATTTGACGGACATACTTTTAAAATTTACAGAAATAACCCAGAAGATTCTACCTCTATAAGCAATAGTGATATTTTATCGATAGCAGAAGATCGTTCAGGAATGTTATGGGTTGGCACATATAATGGTTTAAATAAATATAATCCAGAAACCAATCGCTTTCAGCGCTATTTTCATTCAAATGAGTCAACATCTTTACCGTCAAATACCATTTGGAAATTAAAGGAAATTAAGAATGAAATTTGGATTGGAACTTTAAACGGATTAGCTATATATAATAAAAAAACAGAAGGTTTCACTTCTGTATTATCAGATGAAAAAAATAAATCTAGTCTTCCTGGCCTATTTGTAACAAGCATTTTTGAATCAACAAATGGCGATATCTGGGTGGGAACAGATAATGGGCTTTGTAAATTGATATCCCGAAATGCAGAGCAAATTTCTTTTCAAACTATAAATTATAAAAAAAATAAGGACATCAGACCTTATAAATTACATGTTAAAGATATTATAGAAGATAAAAACCACAATTTATGGGTGGCTACAAAAAACAGTGGTTTATACATGATTAAAGCCAACACTACTACCTTAATATCTTATCAAAATACACCAGATTTTAAAGATGTAAATCTAGATATTAGGGCAATTAATTTTGATAAGCATAATAATTTATGGATTGGAACTTACAGTGGTATATTTATATTGAAATCTGATGGAGACGTACAACATATAGGTAAAAAATCTTCAGATTATAGTGGCTTGAATAAAATTAAAACCATATTTACAGATAAGCATGGTTCTGTTTGGGCGGGTAGTTACTATGGCGGTTTACATCTTTGGGATGAATCAAATTCTAATTTTATCAATTTCAATCAAAATTCAAAATCTTTAAGATTAAGTTACAATGTTGTTGGGTCTATTGCAGCAAGTAAAGATAGTCTCGTATTCTTTGGTACTGAAGGCGGAGGAATAACGCAATATAATTTCAAAAGTGATGAAAGTATCTATATTAATTCAGAGAATACTAAAGGATTTTTAAGTGATAATATAAAATCATTAAAAATAGTTGATGATGCGCTTTGGGTTGGTAGTTTTAATACGTTGCCATTTTTATACGATTATAACACGAAAACAGTTAGAACTAATAATTTTCCAGACGAATTAAAAAATATTTTCATAGAATCGAGTGTATATTTTACTGAAAAAGAAAACGACTCAATTATTTGGTTTGGAACTTTTGGTTCAGGCGCAATTAGATACAATACCGAAACCAAAAATTATATACAACTCACTACAGAACCTGAGGGCTTATACTCCTTAACAAATAACAGGGTGCGTACTCTGTTTATAGACTCAAAACAAAGGGTTTGGTTGGGTACGCAAAGTGGATTAAATGTAATGGCCTTGTCTAATATAGATAAAGAAAAAATACCAATAAAACAGTTTTTTTTCGATTCTGAACTGATTTCTGGAGTGGACATATTAACTGTATTTGAAGATAGTAATCGCAATATTTGGGTAGGTACTAAAGCCAGTGGATTTTATGTTTACAAAGGAGAAACTTTCGAAAAAGTAGATATTCAACACAATGGAGTAAAAGTTAATTCGGTACATTCGGTATTAGAAGATGCCTATAAGAACCTTTGGTTAAGTTCAAATCAAGGATTGGTAAAGTATAATTTAAATACCAAAAATATTACCATTTACGATCAAACCGATGGGTTAATCAGTAATGAATATAACGATAACTCCAGTTTAAATTTTAATAATGATACATTCTATTTTGGGGGTCCAGCGGGAGTGGTGTCTTTTCAACCAGACCAGATTAGTCTTAACAACTATAACCCTCAAGTAATCTTAACCGATTTCAGAATAAAAAACGAATCAGTTCCCATTGGAGGTGACCAAGCTATTCTAACAAAGGATATTGCATTTACAAAAGCTATAGACTTAGATTATAATAATGCTAATTTCTCCATTCGGTTTGCCATTCCTAATTTTATTAACGGTTCTAATAATCAGTACGCCTATAGAATGCTGGGATTGGAAGAAGCCTGGAATGTAACTAGTAACACCGAAGCAAATTATATAATCCAGCAGGCAGGTAATTATACGTTTGAAGTTAAAGGTGCAAATAATGATGATGTTTGGAATGAGCAGCCTACTATTTTAAATATAACAGTTCATCCAGCACCTTGGCGCAGTTGGTGGGCATTCTGCTTATACGCCTTGTGTATAGGGACTGCTTTAATAGCGTTAATTTCCTTTTTAAAATCGAAAGCAAAACTAAAACATAAGCTCGCCTTAGAGTCAATAGAAAAGCAAAGAAATGAAGAAATAAATCAGGCTAAACTCCAATTTTTTACTAATATTTCTCATGAATTCCGAACGCCCTTAACTTTAATTTTAGGGCCTTTACAACAAGTATTATTAGATTATAAAGGTAGTAATAAAGTCTATAAAAAATTGTTGGTTATAGAGAATAGTGCAAACCATTTATTGCAACTAATCAATAGATTAATGGATTTTAGAAAATTGGAAAACAGCCAATTTAATTTACAGGCAGCCGAGGGAAATATTGTAAAATTTTTAAAAGAAATTTATTTTTCTTTCAGTGAATACGCTAAAAACGGAAATTATACATACACATTTGAATCTGAAAGTGATGTTATTAATGTGTACTATGATCGTTCCAAATTAGAACGCGTTTTTTATAATCTTATCTCTAATGCTTTTCGCTATACGCCTGAAGGCGGAAATATAACTCTAAAAATCACTACAGATTCTAAATATATTTATATAGATATTAATGATTCTGGAGTAGGTATTTCAGACGAATTTAAGACCAAGATTTTCAATCGTTTCTTTGAAGTTCCTATACATAATCAGCCTCAAAAAAATTATAACAAAGGTTCGGGTATTGGTCTCTCTATAGCTAAAAATATTGCAGAATTACATAAAGGAACAATTCGTTTAGTGCATAAAGAGAGGCCCGGAACAATATTTAGAGTGAGTTTGCCTTTAGGAAGAGGGCATTTACAAGATTCAGAAATTATATCCGATTTTAAATTAAGTGATGATATTAGCCAATATGAAATTCAATTAGAAACTTTACCTGTTCTTGATGAAGACAGTATTGAAGATTTAATAACAGAAAAAGAGAAATCTACTATCTTAATAGTTGAAGATCATAAACCATTACGCGTTTTTATAAAAAATCTCTTAAAGCACGATTATAACATTTTAGAAGCCGAAAACGGCAAAATTGCCTTGAAATTAGCGCAGCAAAATTTACCGAGTCTTATTATTAGCGATGTAATCATGCCAGAAATGGTAGGTACGGAATTGTGTTCAAAAATTAAAGAAGATATTAAAACAAGTCATATTCCTGTAGTATTATTAACTTCTAGAAGTTCATTAATCTATAAATTTGAAGGATTAGAGAGTGGTGCCGATGAGTACATTAGTAAGCCTTTTAATGTTAAAGAATTTCGATTACGCATTAAAAATATTTTAGAAAACAGAATGCGTTTAAAAGCTAAGTTTTCAAATGCTAAACATATTACACCAAGCGAAATAACAATCTCTTCAATAGATGAACAACTCCTTAAAAAAGCTTTTAAAATTGTAGAAGATAATATGGCAAACGAACAGTTTGATGTTTTAGCTTTTAGTCAAGAATTAGGCGTTAGTAGAACTACTTTGTTTAATAAAATAAAAGCTTGGACAAATTTTACTCCTAATGAATTTATTCAAGAAATTAGACTAAAACGTGCTGCACAACTTTTAGAAACTAATAAAATTAATATCTCTCAAATCAGTTATCAGGTTGGATTTAAAAGTCCAAAATATTTCAGTAAATGTTTTCAGAAAAAGTTTAATGAAACGCCATCCCAATACCAAAATAGATATTCAGAACAATTTTAA
- the kduI gene encoding 5-dehydro-4-deoxy-D-glucuronate isomerase, with translation MSTKYESRYASSPQTVKQYDTQELRNEFLIDNLMQNDTINLTYTHYDRYIAGSAVPTSSPLTLETIDPLKSEYFLERRELGIINVGGTGSVTVDGTVYELGLKDALYVGMGNKDVVFASDDASNPAQFYLNSAPAHTNYPTKKVSKAEANKIELGTLETANHRTVNQMIIGGIVTTCQLQMGMTELKTGSVWNTMPAHVHNRRMEVYLYIDIPQDQAVCHFMGEPQETRHIWMQNNQAVISPPWSIHSGSGTSNYTFVWGMAGENLDYNDMDVAKITELR, from the coding sequence ATGAGCACAAAGTATGAGAGTCGTTATGCCTCAAGCCCGCAAACAGTTAAGCAATACGACACCCAAGAATTACGCAACGAGTTTTTAATTGACAACTTGATGCAAAATGACACCATTAATTTAACCTACACGCATTACGACAGATACATAGCAGGATCTGCGGTACCAACCTCTAGTCCTTTAACTTTAGAGACTATCGATCCTTTAAAATCAGAGTATTTTTTAGAACGTAGAGAATTAGGTATTATTAACGTTGGCGGGACAGGAAGTGTTACCGTTGATGGTACAGTGTACGAATTAGGTTTAAAAGATGCATTATATGTAGGTATGGGTAATAAAGACGTTGTGTTTGCTAGTGATGATGCTAGTAACCCAGCACAATTTTATTTAAACTCGGCTCCGGCACATACTAATTATCCGACTAAAAAAGTTAGTAAGGCAGAAGCCAATAAAATTGAATTAGGAACTTTAGAAACAGCCAATCACCGTACGGTAAACCAAATGATAATTGGTGGTATTGTTACAACATGTCAATTACAAATGGGAATGACAGAACTAAAGACAGGAAGTGTTTGGAACACTATGCCGGCCCATGTTCACAACCGTAGAATGGAAGTGTATTTATATATAGATATTCCTCAAGATCAAGCTGTATGTCATTTTATGGGAGAACCTCAAGAAACACGTCATATTTGGATGCAAAATAATCAAGCAGTTATTTCTCCACCTTGGTCTATACACTCTGGTTCGGGAACTTCAAACTATACCTTTGTTTGGGGAATGGCAGGAGAAAATTTAGATTATAACGATATGGATGTTGCAAAAATAACAGAATTAAGATAA